Below is a genomic region from Scyliorhinus canicula chromosome 5, sScyCan1.1, whole genome shotgun sequence.
ggtTATGATGCTGttttccttccccctctcctctttagTTTAAGTGGAGAAATGACTCCATCCTTGATGCTTTTCATTataaggtacctggatctgtatCTAAAGTGTTGTAACCTGCGAGGCTATGGACTGTGTGCTGGACAATGGGATTAAAAGGAACAGCTAATTTCTATTTTCTCTTTGGCTGGTGTAGACATGATGGgttgaacggcctctttctgaacTGTGACCTTCCTGTGGAGTTCTATTAATCTTGAATGCAGTAACATTCATGGAGTTACATTTAGATTTTTATCTATTtggttttcatttctttttttctatCCTATTGATAGATATAGATGGACAGTATGCTATGACAAGAGCCCAGAGGGTTCGTGCTGCCATGTTTCCTGAAACGCTCGATGAAGGCTTGCAGATCCCGTCAACACAGTTTGATGCTGCTCACCCAACCAATGTACAGCGCTTGGCTGAACCATCACAGATGCTGAAGCATGCTGTTGTTAACCTAATCAACTATCAGGATGATGCAGAACTGGCTACCCGTGCTATCCCAGAACTGACAAAACTGCTCAATGATGAGGACCAGGTAGAGTAACTTGTATAGCATAATTAACAAGTTTTGAACCTCGGCAATCGCTTTTATTATAGCGACTGAGACACCTGCTAAATATTTAGACTGAGTACCCTTGTGACTTGAGTTTAGTGATTAAAAGTAATTTTACATCTTGAGGTTAAAGCTGGTACTATTTTTGTAAATTCCTCTATAATGTAACTTTGAACTCTCCTCCAGGTCTGATATCTATTGTTACTGACTTTTCTTTTCACCCCCCCCAATTCTAGGTTGTAGTAAACAAAGCTGCTGTGATGGTTCATCAACTGTCAAAAAAAGAAGCCTCTCGCCATGCCATTATGCGTTCTCCTCAGATGGTATCTGCTATTGTCCGTACCATGCAGAATACCAATGACGTGGAGACTGCACGCTGCACTGCTGGGACTCTACATAACCTGTCTCACCATCGTGAAGGGTTGCTAGCTATCTTCAAATCTGGGGGCATCCCTGCCCTGGTGAAAATGCTTGGGTGGGTGTTAAGACTTTGGATTGGTGTTAGTTTATATTGAATGTGATTGAGTTTTCTGTTAACAaagtttctctccctacagatgatgATTCCAAATATGTTAACTGTACTGCTATactattttttttctttccaattctctcttttccaattaaggggcaatttagcgtgtccaatccatctatcttgcacatctttggtttgtgagggtgagacccacgcagacactgggagaatgtgcaaactccacacaatgacctggggccgtgatcgaacctgggtccttggtgccgtgaggcagccgtgctaaccactgcgccaccatgccacccaggatTCTGGTTTGTGCTTGGGATTCTCTGCGCGAGGACGAGAATAGGCCAATTGCTACTCATCAGGGAGGAAATCAGCATCCGTTTGTTCAATCAGATCCTCCTGACTGATttgtctcttctctccccccccccccccccccatgttgatTAACTGCCTCAACTTTATGATGGGTTAAGCCTTCACTTGAGCAATAAGTACTTAAATATTTTGAAATGAACTGttttcacggtagcacagtggttagcattgttgctcagggtcccaggttcgactcctggcttgggtaactgtatgtgcggagtctgcacgttctccctgtgtctcgtgggtttcctatgggtgctccggtttcctcccacagtacaaagatgcgcaggttaggtggattggccatgataaattgcccttggtgtccaaaaagatggggTGGACTtgagtggggttctctttcaatgggcctgtgcagactccacccaatggcctccttctgcactgtaaattctatgtcgaaTCCGGAAGATTTTGTTTGCACACTATTTCACAGCATCTAATTAAGATGTCTTTGTTTCATAGACTGAATCATTTTCCTATTGTCTTTGTAGGTCTCCAGTGGATTCTGTTCTTTTCTATGCCATAACAACCCTTCACAACCTGTTGCTGCACCAGGAAGGAGCCAAGATGGCAGTGCGCCTAGCTGGTGGTCTTCAGAAAATGGTTGCCTTGCTAAATAAGACCAATGTCAAATTTCTGGCCATCACAACTGATTGTCTGCAGATATTGGCATATGGCAATCAAGAAAGCAAAGTAAGAGATTTTAAatacataatttttttaaatcctgaaaCAATTCTGTTAGCCTCAGTTGTGCTAAAGGGACTGTTTTGTTCTATAGTTGATCATTCTGGCAAGTGGGGGGCCCCAGGCACTTGTGAACATCATGAGGACCTATACTTATGAGAAATTGTTGTGGACCACCAGCCGTGTGCTCAAAGTTCTGTCTGTTTGCTCCAGTAACAAACCTGCAATAGTGGAAGCTGGTGAGTGCTTGAGCCTTTCAGGAGTTATTCCTGTTGAATTCGGACAAATAACAACTTTTAAAATACTTTCCACTTCTTCTTCTCAGGTGGTATGCAGGCTCTAGGGCTGCATCTTACAGACCCAAGTCAGCGACTGGTTCAGAATTGTCTCTGGACTCTTCGCAATCTGTCAGATGCTGCTACTAAGCAGGTAACTATTTGTTCATTTTAGTGCATGAATGAAGGAAGGAAATTCACTGTTAAATGGTGACCACAGCAGTTCTTTTTAACTGAACAGTTGACTACTTTTAAAATGACTGTGTACTAATGCACTCTTTTGCGCAAGTGGTAGATTTTTGAAATATGCTGCTCTCTATATAAAATAATGGAAGTGGGTAGATTATGCTGTTCACAGCATTAAAACCCAATAACAATTTGATATGATTAGATTAGCGATCATATCGAAAGGATCTGGCTTTAGTATTTAGGTATCCACTGCTTGGATCAGCGTTGTTTATTTTCTGTAACAGAAATACAATGAGAATCCTGTTGCTTTTGTTTATTACTGCCTTGTTCTGTTTCAGGAGGGAATGGAAGGTCTCCTAGGAACCCTTGTCCAGCTCCTGGGATCAGATGATATTAATGTTGTGACATGTGCAGCAGGTATCCTTTCTAACCTGACATGTAATAACTACAAGAACAAGATGATGGTCTGCCAGGTTGGTGGGATTGAGGCGTTGGTGCGCACTGTCCTCCGAGCTGGTGACAGAGAAGACATCACTGAACCTGCCATTTGTGCTCTTCGCCATTTGACAAGCAGGCATCAAGATGCAGAGATGGCCCAAAATGCTGTACGCCTCCACTATGGGCTGCCTGTAGTGGTTAAGCTACTGCACCCTCCATCACACTGGCCTTTAATTAAGGTAATATCCCAAAACATATTTTCTTTAGCTGAAAATATTAAATGCTATGAAAAGTGGATGGACTGCAGTTTGTAGGGTTTTGgctcctttaaaaatctccctcctTTTTCTCCCTGCAAGTTTACTTATTTTTGTAATGTGGAACTTCCTCATCAATAGctacagctggtttagcacagtggactaaacagctggcttgtaatgcagaacaaggccagcagcgcggcttcaccgaacaggcgccggaatgtggagactaggggattttctcagtaacttcattgaagcctacttgtgacaagtgattattattattgttagcgGTCTGATTTTCTTGTCCTTTGTCCCTCCCACAGTAAGCATTGGGTGGTAGCAGGCCCATAATACTCTGATAACTAGTTTTCCACTTGTAAGTTTGATATTATCTGACCTGCAGAGGAGTTTGTAACAGCAGCTGATTTTTTTCCTTGCCCCGTGTCTACATGCGAGTGTGCAGCAGCGTTAACTTATTAGGAATCTGAGTGGTCCTTCCAAGACTTTTAACCTCTGAACCTCCAGATCCTGAAGCCACCAGGGCCCCCTTATCTCAGCCCAGTGAAAATCAGGTGACTATCTGTTGAAACC
It encodes:
- the LOC119965779 gene encoding catenin beta-1; its protein translation is MTTSADLMELDMAMEPDRKAQVSHWQQQSYLDSGIHSGATTTAPSLSGKGNPEEEEVDTSQVLYEWEQGFSQSFTPEQVTDIDGQYAMTRAQRVRAAMFPETLDEGLQIPSTQFDAAHPTNVQRLAEPSQMLKHAVVNLINYQDDAELATRAIPELTKLLNDEDQVVVNKAAVMVHQLSKKEASRHAIMRSPQMVSAIVRTMQNTNDVETARCTAGTLHNLSHHREGLLAIFKSGGIPALVKMLGSPVDSVLFYAITTLHNLLLHQEGAKMAVRLAGGLQKMVALLNKTNVKFLAITTDCLQILAYGNQESKLIILASGGPQALVNIMRTYTYEKLLWTTSRVLKVLSVCSSNKPAIVEAGGMQALGLHLTDPSQRLVQNCLWTLRNLSDAATKQEGMEGLLGTLVQLLGSDDINVVTCAAGILSNLTCNNYKNKMMVCQVGGIEALVRTVLRAGDREDITEPAICALRHLTSRHQDAEMAQNAVRLHYGLPVVVKLLHPPSHWPLIKATVGLIRNLALCPANHAPLREQGAIPRLVQLLVRAHQDTQRRTSMGGTQQQFVEGVRMEEIVEGCTGALHILARDVHNRIVIRGLNTIPLFVQLLYSPIENIQRVAAGVLCELAQDKEAAEAIEAEGATAPLTELLHSRNEGVATYAAAVLFRMSEDKPQDYKKRLSVELTSSLFRTEPMTWNEAGDLGIDMGGQGEPLGYRPDDASFRTYHPGGYGQDTMGIDPMMEHDMGGHHPGAEYPVDGLPDLGHAQDLMDGLPPGDSNQLAWFDTDL